Proteins from a single region of Lelliottia sp. JS-SCA-14:
- a CDS encoding Cof-type HAD-IIB family hydrolase — protein MTVKVIVTDMDGTFLDDAKQYDRDRFLAQFQQLQARDIEFVVASGNQYYQLISFFPELKEQISFVAENGALVFDHGEQIFHGELTRHESQIVIGELLKDKQLNFVACGLESAYVSKNAPDEFVALMSKHYHRLQRISDYQEIDDVLFKFSLNLPDSDIPDLIDKLHVSLDGIMKPVTSGFGFVDLIIPGLHKANGISRLLKRWNVSPQECVAIGDSDNDAEMLKLVKYSFAMGNAAESIKTISKFSTDDNNHQGALNVIQAVLDNTAPF, from the coding sequence ATGACCGTAAAAGTTATCGTCACCGATATGGACGGAACTTTCCTTGATGACGCCAAGCAGTACGATCGTGACCGCTTTTTGGCGCAATTTCAGCAGCTTCAGGCCCGCGACATCGAGTTCGTGGTCGCCAGCGGGAATCAGTATTACCAGCTCATCTCCTTCTTCCCGGAACTGAAAGAACAGATCTCCTTCGTGGCGGAAAACGGCGCCCTGGTCTTCGATCACGGCGAGCAAATTTTCCACGGCGAACTGACGCGTCACGAATCACAGATCGTGATCGGCGAATTACTGAAAGACAAACAGCTCAACTTCGTCGCCTGCGGGCTGGAGAGCGCCTACGTCAGCAAAAACGCACCGGACGAATTCGTGGCGCTGATGTCCAAACACTACCATCGCTTACAGCGCATCAGCGACTATCAGGAGATCGACGACGTGCTGTTTAAGTTCTCCCTGAACCTGCCGGACAGCGATATTCCTGACCTCATCGACAAACTGCACGTCTCGTTAGACGGCATCATGAAACCCGTCACCAGCGGCTTTGGCTTTGTTGATTTGATCATTCCTGGCCTGCACAAAGCCAACGGCATCAGCCGCCTGCTGAAACGCTGGAATGTCTCTCCCCAGGAGTGCGTGGCGATTGGTGACAGCGACAACGACGCGGAGATGCTCAAGCTGGTGAAATACTCGTTTGCCATGGGCAATGCGGCGGAAAGCATCAAAACCATCAGCAAATTCAGCACCGATGACAATAACCATCAGGGCGCGCTGAACGTCATTCAGGCCGTGCTCGACAATACCGCCCCGTTTTAA
- a CDS encoding formate C-acetyltransferase/glycerol dehydratase family glycyl radical enzyme, producing the protein MTQLNLNTLTDRIKAHKTALVHIVKPPVCTERAQHYTEMYQQHMDKPIPVRRALALAHHLAKRTIWIKHDELIIGNQASVVRAAPIFPEYTVSWIEKEIDDLADRPGAGFAVSEENKRVLHDVCPWWRGQTVQDRCYGMFTDEQKGLLETGIIKAEGNMTSGDAHLAVNFPLLLEKGLDGMRAKVAERRTRINLTVLEDLHGDQFLKAIDIVLEAVTLHIQRFAALAREMASNEIRESRRDELLAMAENCDVIAHEPPKTFWQALQLCYFIQLILQIESNGHSVSFARMDQYLYPFYRRDVELNNTLGREQAIELLHSCWLKLLEVNKIRSGSHSKASAGSPLYQNVTIGGQKLVNGEPMDAVNPLSYAILESCGRLRSTQPNLSVRYHAGMSNDFLDACVQVIRCGFGMPAFNNDEIVISEFIKLGVEKEDAYDYAAIGCIETAVGGKWGYRCTGMSFINFARVMLAAMEGGRDATSGKVFLPQDKALSAGNFDNFDEVMAAWDNQIRYYTRKSIEIEYVVDTMLEENVHDILCSALVDDCIERAKSIKEGGAKYDWVSGLQVGIANLGNSLAAVKKLVFEQGTIGQQQLAKALAEDYDGLTHEQLRQRLINGAPKYGNDDDSVDLLLTRAYETYIEELKQYHNPRYGRGPIGGNYYAGTSSISANVPFGAATMATPDGRKAHTPLAEGASPASGTDHLGPTAVIGSVGKLPTEAILGGVLLNQKLNPATLENDSDRQKLMVLLRTFFEVHKGWHIQYNIVSRETLLEAKKHPDQYRDLVVRVAGYSAFFTALSPDAQDDIIARTEHTL; encoded by the coding sequence ATGACACAGCTGAATCTGAACACCCTGACAGACCGCATTAAGGCGCACAAAACCGCTCTGGTGCATATCGTCAAACCGCCGGTCTGTACCGAGCGCGCGCAGCACTACACCGAAATGTACCAGCAGCACATGGACAAACCGATCCCGGTGCGTCGCGCGCTGGCGCTGGCCCATCATCTGGCCAAACGCACCATCTGGATCAAACACGACGAACTGATTATTGGCAACCAGGCCAGCGTTGTGCGCGCCGCGCCGATCTTCCCGGAGTACACCGTCTCGTGGATTGAAAAAGAGATCGACGATCTGGCCGACCGTCCGGGCGCAGGCTTCGCGGTGAGCGAAGAGAACAAGCGCGTGCTGCACGACGTCTGCCCGTGGTGGCGCGGCCAGACGGTTCAGGATCGCTGCTACGGCATGTTTACCGACGAGCAAAAAGGGCTGCTGGAAACCGGCATCATTAAAGCCGAAGGCAACATGACCTCCGGCGATGCGCACCTGGCGGTGAACTTCCCGCTGCTGCTGGAAAAGGGCCTCGACGGGATGCGCGCCAAAGTGGCAGAGCGCCGGACCCGCATCAACCTGACCGTGCTGGAAGACTTGCACGGCGATCAGTTCCTGAAAGCCATTGATATCGTGCTGGAAGCGGTCACCCTGCACATCCAGCGCTTTGCCGCCCTGGCGCGTGAAATGGCGAGCAATGAGATCCGCGAAAGCCGCCGCGACGAGCTGCTGGCGATGGCGGAAAACTGCGACGTGATTGCCCACGAGCCGCCAAAAACTTTCTGGCAGGCGCTGCAGCTGTGCTATTTCATCCAGCTGATCCTGCAAATTGAATCCAACGGTCACTCGGTTTCGTTTGCGCGTATGGACCAGTATCTCTATCCGTTCTACCGCCGCGACGTGGAGTTGAATAACACGCTGGGACGTGAACAGGCGATTGAACTGCTGCACAGCTGCTGGCTGAAACTGCTGGAAGTGAACAAGATCCGCTCCGGCTCGCACTCGAAAGCGTCGGCGGGCAGCCCGCTGTATCAGAACGTCACCATTGGCGGGCAGAAACTGGTGAACGGCGAGCCGATGGATGCGGTCAACCCGCTCTCCTACGCGATTCTGGAATCCTGCGGTCGTCTGCGCTCCACCCAGCCAAACCTCAGCGTGCGTTATCACGCGGGGATGAGCAACGATTTCCTCGACGCCTGCGTGCAGGTGATCCGCTGCGGCTTCGGCATGCCAGCGTTTAACAACGACGAAATTGTTATCTCTGAGTTCATCAAACTCGGCGTCGAAAAAGAGGACGCTTACGATTACGCGGCGATCGGCTGCATCGAAACCGCCGTCGGCGGCAAGTGGGGCTATCGCTGCACCGGCATGAGCTTTATCAACTTCGCCCGCGTGATGCTGGCGGCGATGGAAGGTGGCCGCGACGCCACCAGCGGCAAGGTGTTCCTGCCGCAGGACAAAGCGCTGTCGGCGGGTAACTTCGACAACTTCGACGAGGTGATGGCCGCCTGGGATAACCAGATCCGCTACTACACCCGCAAATCGATCGAAATTGAGTACGTGGTCGATACCATGCTGGAGGAGAACGTCCACGATATTCTCTGCTCGGCGCTGGTGGATGACTGCATCGAACGCGCGAAAAGCATCAAAGAAGGTGGCGCGAAATATGACTGGGTGTCCGGTTTGCAGGTCGGTATCGCCAACCTCGGCAACAGCCTGGCGGCGGTGAAAAAGCTGGTGTTCGAACAGGGCACTATCGGTCAGCAGCAGCTGGCGAAGGCGCTGGCAGAGGACTACGACGGTCTGACGCACGAACAGCTGCGCCAGCGTTTGATCAACGGCGCGCCGAAGTACGGCAACGACGATGACAGCGTGGATCTCCTGCTTACTCGTGCTTATGAAACTTATATCGAAGAGCTGAAGCAGTATCACAACCCGCGCTACGGTCGCGGTCCGATTGGCGGGAACTACTACGCGGGTACCTCGTCTATCTCCGCGAACGTGCCGTTTGGCGCAGCAACGATGGCGACACCGGACGGTCGTAAAGCCCATACGCCGCTGGCGGAAGGCGCGAGCCCGGCTTCCGGTACCGACCATCTCGGCCCAACGGCGGTGATTGGTTCCGTCGGCAAGCTGCCAACGGAGGCGATTCTCGGCGGCGTGCTGCTGAACCAGAAGCTGAACCCGGCGACGCTGGAAAACGATTCGGACCGCCAGAAGCTGATGGTACTCCTGCGCACCTTCTTCGAGGTGCATAAAGGCTGGCACATTCAGTACAACATCGTGTCGCGCGAGACGCTGCTGGAAGCGAAGAAACATCCTGACCAGTATCGTGACCTGGTGGTGCGCGTCGCGGGCTACTCCGCGTTCTTCACCGCCCTGTCGCCGGATGCCCAGGACGATATTATCGCCCGGACTGAGCATACGCTTTAA
- a CDS encoding glycyl-radical enzyme activating protein: MIFNIQRYSTHDGPGIRTVVFLKGCSLGCRWCQNPESRSRTRDVLFDARLCLEGCDLCQQAAPGIIDRALNGLIIHREKLNETHLDALTECCPTQALTVCGEEKQVADIMATVLRDKPFYDRSGGGITLSGGEPFISPGLAHSLFKASHEQGIHTAVETCLHVPWHYIEPALPYVDLFLADLKHVDAEVFKQWTDGSAKRVLENLKRLAAAGKELTIRVPLIQGFNADEASIKAITRFAADELNVRDIHFLPYHTLGMNKYTLLGLPYSAPDKPLDNPELLDFAQQFAAQNGLTATLRG; this comes from the coding sequence ATGATCTTCAATATTCAGCGTTACTCCACCCACGACGGCCCAGGTATTCGTACCGTGGTGTTCCTGAAGGGCTGCTCCCTCGGCTGCCGCTGGTGTCAGAACCCGGAGAGCCGCTCCCGCACGCGGGATGTGCTGTTTGATGCGCGTCTGTGCCTCGAAGGCTGCGACCTGTGCCAGCAGGCCGCACCGGGGATTATCGACCGCGCGCTGAACGGACTGATCATCCATCGCGAAAAACTCAACGAAACCCATCTCGACGCCCTCACCGAATGCTGCCCGACCCAGGCGCTGACGGTCTGCGGCGAAGAAAAACAGGTGGCCGACATTATGGCCACCGTCCTGCGCGACAAGCCTTTTTACGATCGCAGCGGCGGCGGGATCACTCTCTCCGGCGGCGAACCCTTTATTAGCCCGGGCCTGGCCCATTCGCTGTTTAAAGCCAGCCACGAACAAGGGATTCATACGGCGGTCGAAACCTGCCTGCACGTGCCATGGCATTACATCGAACCGGCTTTGCCCTATGTCGATCTGTTCCTCGCGGACCTGAAACACGTCGATGCCGAGGTCTTTAAACAGTGGACCGACGGCTCGGCAAAGCGGGTGCTGGAGAACTTAAAGCGCCTGGCCGCTGCCGGAAAAGAGCTGACCATCCGCGTCCCGCTGATTCAGGGTTTTAACGCCGACGAAGCCTCGATTAAAGCCATCACCCGTTTCGCCGCCGACGAACTGAACGTCCGCGATATCCACTTTTTGCCGTACCACACCCTTGGCATGAACAAATACACCCTGCTCGGCCTTCCCTACTCTGCCCCTGACAAACCGCTCGATAACCCTGAGTTACTGGATTTTGCCCAACAGTTTGCGGCCCAGAATGGGTTAACGGCGACCTTACGAGGATAA
- the fsa gene encoding fructose-6-phosphate aldolase, producing MEFYLDTSDVAAVKKLARIFPLAGVTTNPSIVATGKKPLDVLLPELHDALGGKGRLFAQVMATTAEGMVEDARKLRAIINDLVVKVPVTAEGLAAIKMLKAEGIPTLGTAVYSAAQGMLSALAGADYVAPYVNRLDAQGGDGIQTVVELQQLLTLHAPHAKVLAASFKTPRQALDCMLAGCESITLPLDVAQQLITSPAVDAAVVKFEQDWQSAFGRTSI from the coding sequence ATGGAATTCTATCTCGACACATCTGACGTAGCCGCAGTCAAAAAACTGGCACGCATTTTCCCGTTAGCGGGCGTAACGACCAACCCAAGCATCGTCGCCACCGGTAAAAAGCCGCTGGACGTGTTGCTGCCAGAGCTGCATGACGCCCTCGGCGGAAAAGGGCGTCTGTTCGCGCAGGTAATGGCGACCACCGCAGAAGGCATGGTGGAAGACGCCCGTAAGCTGCGCGCCATCATTAACGATCTGGTGGTGAAAGTGCCGGTCACGGCGGAAGGGCTGGCGGCGATCAAAATGTTGAAAGCGGAAGGGATTCCGACGCTGGGGACGGCGGTGTACAGCGCGGCGCAGGGGATGTTGTCGGCGTTAGCGGGGGCAGATTATGTCGCGCCGTACGTCAATCGCCTGGATGCGCAGGGCGGAGATGGAATTCAGACCGTGGTGGAACTTCAGCAGCTGTTAACGCTGCACGCCCCGCACGCCAAAGTGCTGGCCGCGAGCTTCAAAACCCCGCGTCAGGCGCTGGACTGTATGCTGGCGGGTTGCGAGTCGATCACCCTGCCGCTGGACGTGGCGCAGCAGTTAATTACCTCTCCGGCAGTGGATGCGGCGGTAGTGAAGTTTGAGCAGGACTGGCAGAGTGCGTTTGGACGGACGTCAATCTAA
- the moeB gene encoding molybdopterin-synthase adenylyltransferase MoeB, whose amino-acid sequence MTVELSDQEMLRYNRQIVLRGFDFDGQEALKAAHVLVVGLGGLGCAAAQYLAAAGVGNMTLLDFDTVSVSNLQRQTLHSDATIGQPKVVSARDALARINPNVHFTLIDGMLDEAALSAQIAQHHIVLDCTDNVTVRNQLNAGCFAHKTPLISGAAIRMEGQISVFTYADGEPCYRCLSRLFGENALTCVEAGVMAPLVGVIGSLQAMEAIKVLTHYGTPAAGKIVMYDAMTCQFREMKLIRNSGCEVCHS is encoded by the coding sequence ATGACGGTGGAGCTGAGCGACCAGGAGATGCTGCGCTATAACCGGCAGATCGTCCTGCGCGGGTTTGATTTCGACGGGCAGGAGGCGCTGAAAGCGGCGCACGTGCTGGTCGTCGGACTGGGTGGTTTAGGCTGCGCGGCGGCGCAATACCTGGCAGCGGCGGGCGTCGGCAATATGACGCTGCTGGATTTTGATACCGTGTCGGTGTCGAACTTACAGCGCCAGACGCTGCACAGCGACGCGACCATCGGCCAGCCGAAAGTGGTCTCGGCGCGCGACGCGCTGGCGCGCATTAACCCGAATGTTCACTTTACCCTTATCGACGGGATGCTCGACGAGGCGGCGCTGTCCGCGCAAATCGCGCAGCACCATATCGTGCTCGACTGCACCGACAACGTGACCGTGCGCAACCAGCTCAACGCGGGCTGTTTTGCCCATAAAACTCCGCTGATTTCCGGAGCGGCGATTCGCATGGAAGGGCAGATCTCTGTCTTTACCTATGCGGACGGCGAGCCGTGCTATCGCTGTTTAAGCCGCTTGTTCGGCGAGAATGCCCTCACCTGCGTCGAAGCGGGCGTGATGGCGCCGCTGGTAGGGGTGATTGGTTCATTGCAGGCGATGGAGGCGATTAAAGTGCTGACGCATTACGGCACACCGGCCGCCGGGAAAATCGTGATGTACGACGCGATGACCTGCCAGTTTCGGGAGATGAAGTTGATACGCAATTCAGGGTGCGAGGTGTGTCATTCATAA
- the moeA gene encoding molybdopterin molybdotransferase MoeA, producing the protein MDFTAGLMPLETALAQMLDRITPLREHETLPLLRGFGRVLARDVVSPLNVPGFDNSAMDGYAVRLADIQAGNALPVAGKAFAGQPFAGEWPQGSCIRIMTGAPVPDGCDAVVMQEETEQTDAGVRFTASVKANQNIRRAGEDIAQGATVFAAGTKLTVAELPVLASLGIPDIDVVRKVRVAVFSTGDELQLPGEALQAGQIYDTNRLAVHLMLEQLGCEVINLGIIPDDPEKLRAAFIEADKSADVVVSSGGVSVGEADYTKTILDELGEIGFWKLAIKPGKPFAFGKLEHSWFCGLPGNPVSAALTFYQLVQPLLAKLSGDKASGLPVRQRVRAATRLKKSPGRLDFQRGILALNADGELEVSTTGHQGSHIFSSFSQGNCFIVLERERGNVEAGEWVEVEAFNHLFGG; encoded by the coding sequence ATGGATTTTACCGCCGGACTGATGCCGCTTGAAACGGCACTCGCACAGATGCTCGACCGAATCACCCCGCTGAGAGAGCACGAAACGCTACCTTTGCTGCGCGGCTTTGGGCGCGTTCTGGCGCGCGACGTGGTCTCTCCGCTGAACGTGCCGGGGTTTGATAACTCGGCGATGGACGGTTACGCGGTGCGCCTGGCGGATATTCAGGCGGGAAATGCTTTACCGGTTGCCGGGAAAGCCTTCGCCGGTCAGCCTTTCGCTGGCGAGTGGCCGCAGGGTTCGTGCATTCGCATCATGACCGGTGCGCCGGTGCCTGACGGATGCGACGCGGTGGTGATGCAGGAAGAGACCGAACAGACCGACGCAGGCGTCCGCTTTACCGCCAGCGTCAAAGCAAACCAGAACATCCGCCGCGCCGGAGAAGATATCGCCCAGGGCGCGACGGTCTTCGCCGCCGGTACGAAACTGACAGTGGCGGAGCTGCCGGTGCTGGCATCGCTCGGCATTCCTGATATCGACGTGGTGCGCAAAGTGCGCGTCGCGGTCTTCTCCACCGGGGATGAACTGCAGCTGCCGGGCGAGGCGTTGCAGGCAGGGCAAATCTACGACACGAACCGTCTGGCCGTGCATCTGATGCTGGAGCAGCTGGGCTGCGAGGTGATTAACCTTGGCATTATCCCGGACGATCCAGAAAAACTGCGCGCGGCCTTTATCGAAGCGGACAAATCCGCCGACGTGGTGGTCAGCTCCGGCGGCGTCTCCGTCGGCGAGGCGGACTACACCAAAACCATTCTCGACGAGCTGGGCGAAATCGGCTTCTGGAAGCTGGCGATCAAACCGGGCAAACCTTTTGCCTTTGGCAAACTGGAGCACAGCTGGTTCTGCGGCCTGCCGGGCAATCCGGTCTCGGCGGCTTTGACTTTTTATCAGCTGGTGCAGCCGCTGCTGGCGAAACTCTCCGGTGATAAAGCGTCGGGCCTGCCGGTGCGTCAGCGGGTGCGCGCTGCTACGCGACTCAAGAAATCGCCAGGGCGTCTGGATTTCCAGCGCGGCATTCTGGCGCTTAACGCCGACGGCGAGCTGGAAGTGAGCACCACCGGGCATCAGGGTTCGCACATCTTTAGCTCGTTCAGCCAGGGCAACTGTTTCATCGTCCTGGAGCGTGAGCGCGGGAATGTAGAAGCCGGTGAGTGGGTTGAGGTTGAAGCCTTTAACCATCTGTTCGGAGGCTAA
- the iaaA gene encoding beta-aspartyl-peptidase, protein MGNAVIAIHGGAGAITRAKLSPEQEIRYVDALSAIVEAGQRMLEAGESALDVVTEAVRLLEECPLFNAGVGSVFTRDETHELDACVMDGNSLKAGAVAGVSHLRNPILAARLVMEQSPHVLMTGPGAEQFAAEHGMELVPAQIFSTPERYQQLLEARDAGITQLDHAAPLDESTKMGTVGAVALDKEGNLAAATSTGGMTNKLPGRVGDSPLPGAGCYANNASVAVSCTGTGEVFIRTLAAYDIAALMDYGNLSLAEACERVVMEKLPALGGSGGLIAVDREGNVALPFNSEGMYRAWGYAGDAPSTGIYRE, encoded by the coding sequence ATGGGTAATGCGGTAATCGCAATTCACGGCGGCGCAGGGGCGATTACCCGGGCGAAGCTGAGTCCGGAGCAGGAAATTCGCTATGTCGATGCGCTTTCTGCCATTGTCGAAGCGGGCCAGCGGATGCTGGAGGCGGGCGAGAGCGCGCTGGATGTCGTCACCGAGGCGGTACGTTTGCTGGAAGAGTGCCCGCTGTTTAACGCGGGTGTTGGTTCGGTCTTTACCCGCGACGAAACCCACGAGCTGGACGCCTGCGTGATGGACGGCAACAGCCTGAAAGCGGGCGCGGTGGCGGGTGTCAGCCATCTGCGCAACCCGATTCTGGCGGCGCGTCTGGTGATGGAGCAAAGCCCGCACGTCCTGATGACGGGTCCAGGCGCGGAGCAGTTTGCCGCGGAGCATGGCATGGAATTAGTCCCTGCACAGATCTTCTCGACGCCCGAGCGTTATCAGCAATTATTGGAAGCGCGCGACGCGGGGATCACCCAGCTCGATCACGCGGCACCGCTGGATGAAAGCACCAAAATGGGCACCGTCGGCGCGGTGGCGCTGGACAAAGAGGGCAACCTCGCGGCAGCCACCTCGACCGGCGGTATGACCAACAAATTACCGGGTCGGGTAGGGGACAGCCCTCTGCCGGGCGCGGGATGCTATGCCAATAACGCCAGCGTGGCGGTCTCCTGTACCGGCACCGGCGAAGTCTTTATCCGCACGCTCGCCGCGTATGACATCGCCGCATTGATGGATTACGGCAACTTAAGCCTCGCCGAGGCCTGCGAGCGCGTGGTGATGGAAAAACTCCCGGCGCTCGGCGGCAGCGGCGGGCTGATTGCCGTCGATCGCGAGGGCAACGTTGCCTTGCCGTTTAACAGTGAAGGGATGTATCGCGCCTGGGGTTATGCCGGCGATGCGCCATCGACGGGAATTTATCGTGAATAA
- the gsiA gene encoding glutathione ABC transporter ATP-binding protein GsiA — translation MPHSNELDSREVLAVHNLNIAFQEERRPVPAVKQLSFSLKRGETLAIVGESGSGKSVTALSLMRLLEQAGGIIDCDSLLLRRRNRQVIDLTELSQSQMQSVRGADMAMIFQEPMTSLNPVFPVGEQIAESIRLHQGLNREQALAEAKRMLELVRIPEAQTILGRYPHQLSGGMRQRVMIAMALSCRPAVLIADEPTTALDVTIQAQILQLIKVLQQEMEMGVIFITHDMGVVADIADRVLVMYQGEAVETGSVEQIFHAPEHPYTKALLAAVPRLGAMNGTDLPRRFPLISPGVAQSAETEQDTVVPGEPILKVRDLVTRFPLRGGLLNRVKREVHAVEHVSFDLWPGETLALVGESGCGKSTTGRALLRLVESQEGSITFNGERIDTLPASKLQPLRRDIQFIFQDPYASLDPRQTVGYSIMEPLRVHGLLKGEEGQRRVAWLLERVGLKPEHAWRYPHEFSGGQRQRICIARALALNPKVVIADESVSALDVSIRAQIINLLLDLQRELGIAFLFISHDMAVVERISHRVAVMYMGQIVEIGPRRAVFENPQHPYTRKLMAAVPVADPAHRHGQRVLLQDEMPGNIRKRGEATERVVLREVGPGHFVAPPHQHNAFSRL, via the coding sequence GTGCCGCACAGTAACGAACTGGACAGCCGGGAAGTTCTGGCCGTCCACAACCTGAACATCGCGTTTCAGGAAGAGCGGCGGCCTGTCCCGGCGGTAAAACAGCTTTCGTTCTCTCTCAAGCGAGGCGAAACGCTGGCGATTGTCGGTGAGTCCGGCTCCGGGAAATCCGTCACCGCTCTGTCGCTGATGCGTCTGCTGGAACAGGCGGGCGGGATCATCGACTGCGACAGCCTGCTGTTGCGCCGTCGCAACCGGCAGGTGATCGATCTTACCGAACTGAGTCAGTCGCAAATGCAGAGCGTGCGCGGCGCGGACATGGCGATGATTTTCCAGGAGCCGATGACTTCGCTCAATCCGGTGTTTCCGGTGGGCGAGCAGATCGCCGAATCTATTCGGTTGCATCAGGGGCTCAACCGCGAGCAGGCGCTGGCGGAAGCCAAACGCATGCTGGAGCTGGTGCGCATTCCTGAAGCCCAGACCATCCTCGGGCGCTATCCGCATCAACTTTCGGGCGGGATGCGCCAGCGGGTGATGATCGCCATGGCGCTGTCGTGCCGTCCGGCGGTGCTGATTGCCGACGAACCGACCACCGCGCTGGATGTGACCATCCAGGCGCAGATCCTCCAGCTCATCAAAGTCCTGCAGCAGGAGATGGAGATGGGGGTGATTTTTATCACCCACGATATGGGCGTGGTCGCCGATATCGCCGACCGGGTGCTGGTGATGTATCAGGGTGAAGCCGTTGAAACCGGCAGCGTGGAGCAGATTTTCCACGCCCCGGAACACCCTTACACCAAAGCGCTGCTGGCGGCGGTTCCGCGATTAGGTGCGATGAACGGCACCGATTTGCCGCGCCGTTTCCCGCTGATTTCGCCAGGCGTGGCGCAAAGTGCGGAAACCGAACAAGACACAGTGGTACCGGGCGAGCCGATTCTTAAGGTGCGCGATCTGGTCACCCGATTCCCGCTGCGCGGCGGGCTGCTTAATCGCGTGAAGCGCGAAGTGCATGCCGTTGAACACGTCAGTTTTGATCTCTGGCCGGGCGAAACCCTGGCGCTGGTGGGCGAATCCGGCTGCGGAAAATCGACCACCGGACGGGCGCTGCTCAGACTGGTGGAGTCCCAGGAGGGGAGCATTACCTTTAACGGCGAGCGCATCGACACCTTGCCCGCCAGTAAATTGCAGCCCCTGCGCCGGGATATTCAGTTTATCTTCCAGGATCCGTATGCGTCCCTCGATCCGCGCCAGACGGTCGGTTACTCGATCATGGAGCCGCTGCGGGTGCATGGCCTGCTGAAAGGCGAAGAGGGGCAGCGGCGCGTCGCCTGGCTACTGGAACGCGTGGGGTTGAAGCCGGAACATGCCTGGCGTTATCCGCACGAGTTTTCCGGCGGTCAGCGCCAGCGTATCTGCATTGCCCGCGCGTTGGCGCTGAATCCCAAGGTGGTGATTGCCGACGAATCCGTCTCGGCGCTGGATGTCTCCATCCGCGCGCAAATCATCAACTTATTGCTCGATCTTCAGCGCGAGCTGGGCATCGCGTTTTTGTTTATCTCCCACGACATGGCGGTGGTCGAGCGCATCAGCCATCGCGTGGCGGTGATGTACATGGGGCAGATCGTCGAGATTGGCCCACGCCGCGCGGTGTTTGAAAACCCGCAGCATCCTTATACCCGCAAGCTGATGGCCGCCGTTCCGGTGGCCGATCCGGCGCATCGCCACGGCCAGCGCGTGCTGTTGCAGGATGAGATGCCGGGCAATATCCGTAAACGCGGCGAAGCGACGGAGCGTGTGGTTCTGCGCGAAGTCGGCCCCGGTCATTTTGTGGCCCCGCCGCATCAACACAATGCATTTTCACGCTTATAG